From a region of the Suncus etruscus isolate mSunEtr1 chromosome 11, mSunEtr1.pri.cur, whole genome shotgun sequence genome:
- the SNRPF gene encoding small nuclear ribonucleoprotein F isoform X1 has protein sequence MSLPLNPKPFLNGLTGKPVMVKLKWGMEYKGYLVSVDGYMNMQLANTEEYIDGALSGHLGEVLIRCNNVLYIRGVEEEEEDGEMRE, from the exons ATG AGTTTACCTCTTAATCCTAAACCATTCCTCAATGGATTAACAGGAAAACCAGTAATGGTGAAACTGAAGTGGGGAATGGAGTACAAAGGATACCTGGTCTCTGTAGATGGCTATATGAATATGCAG cTAGCAAATACAGAAGAATATATAGATGGAGCATTATCGGGACATCTGGGTGAAGTTTTAATAAG GTGTAATAATGTCCTTTATATTAGAGGtgttgaagaagaagaagaagatggggaAATGAGAGAGTAG
- the SNRPF gene encoding small nuclear ribonucleoprotein F isoform X2 yields the protein MSLPLNPKPFLNGLTGKPVMVKLKWGMEYKGYLVSVDGYMNMQQIQKNI from the exons ATG AGTTTACCTCTTAATCCTAAACCATTCCTCAATGGATTAACAGGAAAACCAGTAATGGTGAAACTGAAGTGGGGAATGGAGTACAAAGGATACCTGGTCTCTGTAGATGGCTATATGAATATGCAG CAAATACAGAAGAATATATAG